The following proteins come from a genomic window of Bradyrhizobium paxllaeri:
- a CDS encoding Bug family tripartite tricarboxylate transporter substrate binding protein, producing the protein MKRRDFLAGSAACSFAAMTGKAFAQTGPLTKIIFPFAAGGGGDALCRLLAQHIAPLLDRNIIVENRTGGDGLIGIKAVKGAPPDGSTILVTTGPTMYLLPMVETTPSFDTAKDFVPVSQLTRFEFCVFVGTAVPAEVKDFKRFVAWLKANPDKATFGVPSNGTIPHFTGSRLEQALGIKLTRVAYRGSAPIINDLVGGHMPFAISTLTDAIPQHRAGNVRILAVGSAARSPFLPEAPTLRESGVDLVADAWYGMWLPAGASPDFAKRLSEAAAAALAKGEVKEKLSTIGLIPVGSTPEGLTKELAANTAFWQPIVKETGYKITN; encoded by the coding sequence ATGAAGCGCCGAGATTTTCTGGCTGGAAGCGCCGCATGTTCGTTTGCCGCGATGACGGGCAAGGCGTTCGCGCAGACCGGGCCGCTGACCAAGATCATCTTTCCGTTTGCAGCCGGCGGCGGCGGAGACGCGCTTTGCCGGCTGCTGGCGCAGCACATCGCGCCATTGCTCGATCGCAACATCATCGTCGAGAACCGCACCGGTGGCGACGGGCTGATCGGCATCAAGGCGGTGAAGGGGGCTCCTCCCGACGGCAGCACCATCCTCGTGACCACGGGGCCGACGATGTATTTGCTGCCGATGGTCGAGACCACGCCGAGCTTCGATACGGCCAAGGATTTCGTTCCGGTCAGCCAGCTCACCCGTTTCGAGTTCTGTGTGTTCGTCGGCACGGCGGTGCCTGCCGAAGTGAAGGACTTCAAGCGATTCGTCGCCTGGCTGAAAGCCAATCCGGACAAGGCGACGTTCGGCGTGCCCAGCAACGGCACCATTCCGCACTTTACCGGCTCGCGGCTCGAGCAGGCGCTCGGCATCAAGCTGACCCGCGTGGCCTATCGCGGCAGCGCGCCGATCATCAACGACCTCGTCGGCGGCCACATGCCGTTCGCGATTTCCACGCTGACCGATGCCATCCCGCAGCATCGCGCCGGCAACGTCCGCATTCTCGCGGTTGGCAGCGCGGCCCGTTCGCCGTTCCTGCCGGAGGCGCCGACGCTGCGGGAGAGCGGCGTCGATCTGGTGGCGGATGCCTGGTACGGCATGTGGCTGCCGGCGGGCGCTTCGCCGGATTTCGCGAAAAGGCTGAGCGAGGCAGCCGCCGCCGCGCTCGCCAAGGGAGAGGTCAAGGAAAAGCTCTCCACCATCGGCCTGATCCCTGTCGGCTCGACGCCGGAAGGCCTGACCAAGGAGCTCGCCGCCAACACCGCCTTCTGGCAGCCGATCGTGAAAGAGACGGGCTACAAGATTACGAACTAG
- a CDS encoding DUF962 domain-containing protein → MGSYFRRQLADYVEYHRDPWNCAMHVFGIVFLFLAAILPLSLWPITVFGIQTSAASIAVIPVLIYWFLLDFALGAGILAAAVALLSAAAVIVGQTTTVGMWSLTAILIVIGVASQIIGHRVFEGRQPALVDNPTHLLLGPMFVMAKLFIALGFRRDLAIIIQGQPQGAAS, encoded by the coding sequence ATGGGTTCATATTTTCGGCGGCAGCTTGCGGATTACGTTGAATATCATCGTGACCCCTGGAATTGCGCGATGCATGTCTTCGGCATCGTGTTCCTGTTTCTGGCCGCAATCCTTCCGCTCAGCCTGTGGCCGATCACGGTATTCGGGATCCAGACCAGCGCGGCAAGCATTGCTGTCATACCGGTGCTCATCTATTGGTTCTTGCTCGACTTCGCGCTTGGCGCAGGGATCCTTGCGGCTGCGGTCGCGTTGCTCTCGGCCGCTGCCGTAATCGTTGGTCAAACGACGACTGTCGGCATGTGGTCACTTACGGCCATCCTGATTGTCATCGGCGTCGCATCGCAGATTATTGGACACCGCGTGTTCGAGGGGCGGCAGCCGGCGCTGGTCGACAATCCGACTCACCTGTTGCTGGGCCCAATGTTCGTCATGGCGAAGCTGTTTATCGCGTTGGGCTTTCGTCGCGATCTCGCCATCATTATCCAAGGGCAGCCGCAAGGTGCTGCATCTTGA
- a CDS encoding urease accessory protein produces MFGILGLGFLLGMQHALEADHIAAVSSIAARRSHVTDIVKHGLTWGLGHTLTLSVFAGIAILLGRAIPDDVAQPLETAVGVMLIGLGAHVLWRLWRDRVHFHRHGHDDGTVHFHAHSHAGETAPHARAAHAHDHGFRWRTLVVGLMHGMAGSAALLVLAVTQASSPAAGLGYIALFGVGSMIGMGALSAVIAVPLAVSARSLTWANRGLQGAVGLATIAIGIMTVVETVLA; encoded by the coding sequence ATGTTCGGAATTCTGGGGCTGGGGTTTTTGCTGGGCATGCAGCATGCGCTCGAAGCCGATCATATCGCCGCCGTCTCCAGCATCGCCGCACGCCGCAGCCATGTCACCGATATCGTCAAGCACGGGCTGACCTGGGGGCTCGGTCACACGCTCACTCTGTCCGTCTTTGCCGGGATTGCCATCCTGCTCGGCCGCGCGATCCCGGACGACGTGGCCCAGCCGTTGGAGACCGCCGTCGGCGTGATGCTGATCGGCCTCGGGGCGCATGTGCTGTGGCGTCTGTGGCGCGACCGCGTGCACTTCCACCGCCATGGCCATGACGACGGCACGGTGCATTTCCATGCCCATAGCCATGCCGGCGAAACCGCGCCGCATGCCCGCGCGGCCCACGCGCATGACCATGGCTTCCGCTGGCGCACCCTGGTGGTCGGCTTGATGCACGGCATGGCGGGCTCGGCTGCGCTTCTGGTGCTCGCGGTCACGCAGGCCTCCAGCCCCGCCGCAGGCCTCGGCTACATCGCGCTGTTCGGGGTCGGCTCGATGATCGGCATGGGCGCGCTGTCGGCGGTGATTGCGGTGCCGCTTGCGGTCTCCGCGCGCTCGCTTACCTGGGCTAACCGCGGCCTGCAGGGGGCGGTAGGCCTTGCCACGATCGCGATCGGAATAATGACGGTGGTCGAGACGGTGCTGGCCTGA